Proteins encoded by one window of Arachis hypogaea cultivar Tifrunner chromosome 1, arahy.Tifrunner.gnm2.J5K5, whole genome shotgun sequence:
- the LOC112743812 gene encoding uncharacterized protein: MTSVVAALGAIAAATIRVMDGMEPKAGAGNDGGNKYEVGDNVPSTGVPVGYSEQVNTGQTIRESSRRTEILERVGPVAYRMTLPPHLSNLHDVFHVSQLQKYTPNASHVLEPESVQLKKDLTLLVTPVRIDDKSIKKLRRKDVLLVKVASSRADVGEHTWELESETRADYPHLFSGN; the protein is encoded by the exons ATGACGAGTGTTGTCGCTGCCCTTGGTGCTATTGCTGCTGCGACCATCCGAGTGATGGATGGAATGGAACCAAAAGCTGGAGCTGGCAACGATGGTGGTAATAAATATGAAGTTGGAGATAATGTTCCGAGTACTGGAGTACCAGTGGGTTATTCGGAGCAAGTTAACACGGGTCAGACAATAAGAGAAAGCTCAAGGAGGACTGAG ATTCTTGAGAGAGTTGGACCGGTGGCATATCGGATGACTCTACCGCCTCACctttcaaacctgcacgacgtgtttcatgtgTCGCAGCTTCAGAAGTATACTCctaatgctagccatgtgttagaacctgaatcagtTCAGTTAAAGAAAGACTTGACTCTACTGGTGACCCCTGTCAGGATTGATGACAAGAGTATTAAGAAGTTACGCAGAAAAGATGTTCTATTAGTGAAAGTTGCCTCGAGTCGAGCTGATGTTGGGGAGCACACCTGGGAGCTTGAATCAGAGACGCGAGCAGACTACCCACACCTATTTTCAGGTAACTAG